The DNA window AGATATACTGTGGCACCTGTGTAGTTTTGCCGCATCCCGTTTCACCCGCGATTATAACAACTTGATGATTGTTTAATGCATTAACAATTTCTTCTCTCGCATTAAAAATTGGTAAAGACTTGCGAAAATGTAGCACttcaaaattagtttttaactGAGGGACTTGCGGTATGCTATTATTCAGCCTTCCCATTGTCTTAGTGTTTGTATTTActacaacaataaaaatatttcatcaaaaactAATcacaagttattttatataaattaataattatcttaatatatatcaaatatattctatatcattttcaactataaataatcatataaataactaatatacTTGTCATAAATTAGTCTTTTGCATACCATCATTATTGAGAGGACGCTCTCTCTCGATTGGAGGCAGCAAGTCTTGACATTCTTTGTGATTTAATGGAAAGGTTtgcatcaaattatatatgctcTGCTTTGATGGttttcgtaattttatcaCAGCATCAGCTTGAACTATTGTTGATCCTTCTCTCTTATATACTGTCAAGAATCGATTCATACCTTTCCTGCAAAATAAAAgacgcaataaaaataaatctgctgaagaaaagattaactaaagaaatataattgctatGTTCGATGAACATAAAGTTCATCATACTTGATCATACCCTCGGCTTTTTGATTTCAGACCAAGTTGTCTAGCTAATTCATGGATGTAAGCTCTTTCTTCTGCTGTGTATGAAGATGGAAACTCTAACTCCTTTTGATCGGCAgtttccaataatttttttatagttaaattCACTGCTATTCTGGTATCCTCCCCTATAGGGCGATGTCTTTGCTGTTTTCTACGTGGCATAGTAAATGCTCAATTCACCTGTTAGCAATAAATTAACACGTTGATTTTAGGTTAAAAAATGCATCATGtactctataatatattaaaaaaaaaactgattacacacataatacatcagtaaaatattgtgttcataaaatatattgaaatattgatatatttaattaacttatgAATGATACACAAAACAGATAAATCGAAGAGAATATACACTTCAAAGATTAAGCAATTTGGACGATCGCTGAACGCATCGTCAgcaatttctctaaaaaaaaacgaacgcGAAAAATTTACTTACACTCTTACTACTTTGGAGCAATATATCACACACCGAAGGTCATGAATTtcttcgatataataataatttatgccgATCTCAACAATGGTGTGAAATGCAAAAGACATAAAATTGCATCCAAAAGCGCATTCACTCGCTAACTGCACCTGTTTATCTTGTACGAAAATGCATTTCAATGCATTTGTCTCTtcagaaaaaatttacgaataaTGAGAGCCGAAAACGTATCACGTACGTTAGCACGCGAAATAAATGTTGATAAAGCAGCAAAGCAAAGCAATGTCTAACAACGATCGTCAGCTCCACCTgcgttttaaatattcgcaCTCACTTCAAATACTCCACGGATAAAATTGACGTATAATTccaatttacaataatataaatacttgtgGACACataaatcacatatatataaacgcatATTAACACACCTAAGagcgtaattataataataccaaaaagaaatttacatttcaaGAAACTGCaactaatttcttttatcttttatcgcgCGTCCTTTAGTGTtcacttctttttatttatctagatttcttgaaattatcaatctaaaaattatgaaaaagtttatatcaatatctttattataatattagtatcgaAGTTCCTGCATCGCATCGCATCTCGTAGGATCGCGCGCTATGCGCTACAACGGCGCCTATGACAGCAACGTCGGCGATTGCGCGCAACACGGGTCCGTCGTTTGACAGCTCGATCACGGTGGTGTGCGCGCGACGTACGTACGCTCGTATCCGTTTGCGCCGCGTTTCCTCATCTCCCACTGGTCGCGATCTTCGATCGCGGTGAGACGACGCTCTCTAGAGAGACGGGGGTAGTAACGATAACGAACGATAACGAGAAGTTACAAAGAAGCCTCTCCCTAAGTCGCTGACGACGACTATGTCGGCGATGCCGCGATGCGGCTACGCTTCGGCTCGCCGGCACTCACGATGGTGCCTAGTTGTGGCGAAACGAGATCAGTAGTGATGTGCCTAAAAGCGGACGCGATTACGCGATCGACGTGCGTGGAAATGACATTGTGTCTGAGAAAATGAGAGGGAAATGAGAGTGCAACTCTCGTGGAGAGTTCTTAACTAATTAAGAGTCAGGAAGATTGTAATTTCTCAAGAGCGAAGGAGAGAGAACGAAGGTAAAAGAGAACGAAAGAGGAGAACTACGTTCTTCCTTCCGTTCCCGGAGTGATTCGTGGGGATCGCGTGAAAGAAACGAAAGGCAACCGGCCGATCGATGTGTTATTTGTGATGGGAGTGCCTGCGCGGGGAGCACTCGCGGCGATCGTGGCTGTAACCGCGCTCGCCGTGTATCTCAACAGTCTTGGATGCGGTTTCGTCTTCGACGATATTTCGGCGATCAAGGATAACCGCGACCTCAGGCCCCATACGCCCCTCAAGAATGTCTTCTACAACGACTTCTGGGGTACCCCGATGCACAAggtgtgagagaaagagagaaaagcagagagagaaaaagagagagagagtaacaAGAGGAAGCATCGTCCGGCCCTCGGAGGACGCGCGTTCGAGATCCTCCCCTCTCCCTTCACCATCCCTATAGATGGCCCCCTGCGTATTGATCCGCGAGCGTCCTGTCCATTTCATCCCGATCCGATCCCCCTTTCTCTGAATCTTCCGTTTGCCTCGTCTTCTTCGCGTGCGTTCTGTGTGACATGAATCAAAAACCGGTACAGCGCATAGTTAAATTCCGAATTTCCATGCTACTGATATgcgaaaatatgtatataaaatacctGTAATTATGTTTAACATTAGATTTTCTGTATCTTTAAAGCacttataaatgatattacccaaaattttatttcttttagaagaattgaaatagataaaatttctataaattcagATTTTGATGCTCTTATTCTtcagataatttttgtttaatgttGTATGATAAAAACGCGAAAATTGgagtacattatatttttctgtatttataatatcgatatttattattttcataattgattttgctaaaataaaataaaataaactgcaAACCTGTCTTATGCAGAACAAACATTTATACCGATTCAAGTTTTTAAATctgttcatttttattataatttctctctctctctctttcttcttatatatatatatatatatatatatatatatatatatatatatatataacagtatTTATCCAATttaatcagaaaaatattttaaaattattaatgctatacaaaataagaattgaaaaagatatctgatgaaaataatatgcaatctACAATCTTGTCTTATCAACTActacttaattatttctagcataatttttagtttttttatgagaaaaacacataatatattgttaaacataatgaaaataagCTTAATTAAGATTGCATAATCATTTTAAACaagaatcttaaaaatataagatatattatttaacatattatttaaaaaattatttttttacacatatatcttATGTTTatctgttaataataatagttgtaCATTTGCTGCACaattgataaattacttttttcatcaattatattaatatcttttcaataGGAACAGTCGCACAAATCTTATAGACCACTTTGCGTTCTCACATTTCGATGGAATTACCTGATTCATCAACTAGATCCTATGGGATATCACCTGCTAAATGTTATTCTACATGTTGGAGTATGTCTATTATATTTCAGGTTTGTGGATGtcgctttttataatttacatctcTTTCTTGCAATGTTTCTAtaatgtgaaattaaaaaaaattattattctaatctgtagaatattattatgtgaaGTTTGCACTCcagacaagaaaaaatatgtgtaaaaattgtTGCAGGACCTGTTTGATGTTTCTACCAGATGCAGCAAGTTTTGtgtcatctttattttttgctgTACATCCTATACACACAGAAGCAGTATGTAATGctcaaaaatagaaagatttatttgaattattattattaaaataatatcattgataaaaatatggcTGTAATTATATTCCTTAGGTCACAGGTGTAGTTGGTAGGGCAGAAACTTTATCCTCTTTATTTTATCTGGCAGCTTTAATCACGTACACTAAATGTTGCAAAAGCAAGAGATCTACAGGTAATGACTTTAATCTTAATGCAGATAATTTACATTgaggaatattatattatacattggcATTTTATAGGGTGGAAATCCTTGATGTTATCtatgttttttgtatttactGCAATGTTGTGCAAGGAACAAGGAATTACAGCCACAGCAGTTTGTGTAttgtatgaaatttttgttgtacaaaaggtaaaaaaatctctttttaatgCCACACATTCATTCTATCAAGTCTCACAAAATTACACTAATAATACTTGTAACTTTACTTAGGTTAGAGCAAGGGATATTTTCTTAGCACTAAAGTCAGCTTTTGGtggtaataaaatttcaccTGCATGGTCAGGCGAGGGTACAAAGCGTTTGACCGCTCTTACACTTGTTACATTTAGCCTGCTTATTCTACGGTTACATATAATGGGCTCAAAGTTACCTGTATTTACCAGGTATGCTTTGTGTGTGtacgtaattataattaattatatttttatattctaattaatatattttttagattcgaCAATCCTGCATCAGTTGCTGTGACACCAACAAGACagcttacatataattatcttgcTGCAGTGAATCTAAGACTGCTATTTCTTCCAAGTGATTTATGCTGTGATTGGACAATGGGGACGATACCATTAGTAGAAAGCTTTGCCGATGTTCGTAATCTCGCAACTTTAGGTACTCATGGAACTGTATTAGGATTGCTTGTGACAGCTGTTGTAACACGTAGCAGACAAACGTCAGTTATTCTCATTATGGTTAGTAAAGATGATCATTATGCAATtagatataagagaaaatttaagtaGTTGAATAATATGGTGTGTGTTGGAATAaggaaaatatgtaatatcatGCATGctctagaaattttatatatgtgtggaTTCTTATATTcctataattaacaatatttaataaatatgttgtgattttcaaaataatgccTGCAGAGTTTAGCTATGATGATACTCCCTTTTTTACCTGCGTCGAATCTTTTTTTCCCGGTTGGATTTGTAATTGCTGAAAGAGTGTTGTACGCACCATCCATGGGTTTTTGCATGCTTATTGGATATGGATGGAGCATTTTAGCAGACAAGAAGTAAGTTGATTCGTCCGTGAACTGTAATTTGATTTGTATGAATTACTCTCTTTCGTGGATcatagagaatatatttactatataaatatgtatatatcatcttttttaGATGCAAGAAACTGgtgttatttttacttataacgCTTCTGGCAGCGCATACGACGAAAACATTTGTTAGAAATTACGATTGGTTAGATGAATATTCGATATTCATGTCTGGCTTGAAAGTAAACGATAGAAAtgccaaattatttaataatgtaggTCATGCATTGGAAAGCCAAGGTCGTTTTAAAgaagcattaaatttttttaatatggcTGTACAAGTTCAGGGCGATGATATCGGAGCACACATTAATGTCGGACGAACATATAATCATCTGAAAATGTTCAAGGAAGCTGAAGATGcgtatttaaaagtaattaacatcactgaatttatgtaaatttatctaactatcaatttaatttgtattttcacatatattttttttttgtttttttctaggCCAAGTCATTATTACCAAAAGCGAAACCGGGAGAATCTTATCAAGCGCGTATAGCACCAAATCATTTAAATGTGTTTGTTAATTTGGCCAATTTAATAGCTAAGAATGCAACTAGATTAGAAGAGGCTGATTTATTATACAGACAAGCGATCAGTATGCGCGCGGATTATACTCAAGCATATATTAATCGCGgcgatgttttaattaaacttaatcGTACAAAGGAAGCTCAAGAAGTTTATGAGCGAGCACTATTTTATGACAGTAATAATCctgatatctattataatgtaagtattgaattattaaaaacgaaatacacataaatacattatacacatttttttttaaatgctacaACAAGACTGGacattactaaaaaattaaatatatatatgattgacaTTTCTACAGCTTGGTGTTGTATTTTTGGAACAAGGAAAAGCATCTCAAGCTTTGGCATATTTGGATAAAGCTTTAGAGTTTGATCCAGAACATGAACAAGCATTACTGAACTCTGCTATATTACTTCAAGAATTGGGACGAGCAGAATTACGTAAAGTAGCTAGAGAGAGACTTCTGAAGCTTTTACGGAAGGTATGATTCCTTTTTTCAATTCATagaactataattatattattaacataaatttatcatattgcCTAATTATAGGATTCTAATAACGAGCGTGTACATTTCAATTTGGGAATGTTGGCCATGGATGATCACGACAGTGCTAGCGCGGAACGTTGGTTTCGCAATGCCGTTGCGTTGAAGGAAGACTTCCGTTCTGCGTTGTTCAACCTCGCATTGCTATTGGCAGATGAGCAGCGTCCGCTCGAAGCAGCACCATTTCTGAATCAATTGGTCAGATTTCATCCTGATCATGTGAAAGGCCTAATCCTTTTAGGGgacatttatatcaataacatAAAGGATTTAGATGCTGCAGAAAATGTAAGATATTACGCGCAacctattaaattttttcattaaaatttatgca is part of the Cataglyphis hispanica isolate Lineage 1 chromosome 1, ULB_Chis1_1.0, whole genome shotgun sequence genome and encodes:
- the LOC126851805 gene encoding protein O-mannosyl-transferase Tmtc3-like; amino-acid sequence: MGVPARGALAAIVAVTALAVYLNSLGCGFVFDDISAIKDNRDLRPHTPLKNVFYNDFWGTPMHKEQSHKSYRPLCVLTFRWNYLIHQLDPMGYHLLNVILHVGVCLLYFRTCLMFLPDAASFVSSLFFAVHPIHTEAVTGVVGRAETLSSLFYLAALITYTKCCKSKRSTGWKSLMLSMFFVFTAMLCKEQGITATAVCVLYEIFVVQKVRARDIFLALKSAFGGNKISPAWSGEGTKRLTALTLVTFSLLILRLHIMGSKLPVFTRFDNPASVAVTPTRQLTYNYLAAVNLRLLFLPSDLCCDWTMGTIPLVESFADVRNLATLGTHGTVLGLLVTAVVTRSRQTSVILIMSLAMMILPFLPASNLFFPVGFVIAERVLYAPSMGFCMLIGYGWSILADKKCKKLVLFLLITLLAAHTTKTFVRNYDWLDEYSIFMSGLKVNDRNAKLFNNVGHALESQGRFKEALNFFNMAVQVQGDDIGAHINVGRTYNHLKMFKEAEDAYLKAKSLLPKAKPGESYQARIAPNHLNVFVNLANLIAKNATRLEEADLLYRQAISMRADYTQAYINRGDVLIKLNRTKEAQEVYERALFYDSNNPDIYYNLGVVFLEQGKASQALAYLDKALEFDPEHEQALLNSAILLQELGRAELRKVARERLLKLLRKDSNNERVHFNLGMLAMDDHDSASAERWFRNAVALKEDFRSALFNLALLLADEQRPLEAAPFLNQLVRFHPDHVKGLILLGDIYINNIKDLDAAENCYRRILQLDPTNIQGLHNLCVVMVERGKLGLAAQCLEHAAALAPHQDYVQRHLSIVRTRISRLPPDQRDTDVFDDSFWSSNVKDRPFNTVEPSNGQFIEKTESVFSNHATVHNHIGSKQSNIDSLNNHIIHLKGPSKPARAMSGASMTETKEQNPKQATVPELSKIVEPTTDRVFDRVISADITKLDITQKHGSKHATSDQFNQSAATTISSKQGMKQTKDSALS